One Clostridiaceae bacterium DNA segment encodes these proteins:
- the uvrC gene encoding excinuclease ABC subunit UvrC gives MPELPGVYIMKNEDGEIIYIGKAVNLKNRVRQYFQPQARQLPKVNAMVPKIKKFEYIVTDTEMEALILECNLIKKHRPKFNILLKDDKTYPYIKITMGEEYPRILITRRIVKDGSRYFGPYSNAGAVKDTVDLLKKLFPLKTCNRVLPRDIGKERPCLNFHIKQCLGPCKGDVDKEKYRAVMADICSFLEGRQEKIIERLEQQMREAAEEMEFEKAAFIRDKINSLKHVLEKQKIVSVNFEDMDVIAFAMEPGMACAQVFFVRGGKLLGREHYIFDQIEDGDSELITSFIKQFYSSAAFVPKEILISGEIEERELIEQWLSNKKGTRVYIKVPKRGEKFDLVKMVANNAAIELSRFKERVLSENKFAEEGLENLSKVLGLKTNPERIEAFDISNTGRTEMVASMVVFEKGMPAKKEYRRFKIKWVEGINDYGAMQEVIYRRFRNTEFNKMPDIILVDGGSGHVRSVKLVLDELNAQIPVAGMVKDEKHRTRSLVFQESEIDLSTNITLLRFISSVQNEAHRFALEYNKKLRAKRYRASELDDIKGIGEARKASLLKHFGSVSRIKEASIEELATVKGISKPLAQEIYDFFHKVNK, from the coding sequence ATGCCCGAATTACCGGGCGTTTATATTATGAAGAATGAAGATGGAGAAATTATTTATATAGGAAAGGCTGTTAATTTAAAGAATAGAGTAAGACAGTATTTTCAACCTCAGGCCAGACAACTTCCAAAGGTTAATGCTATGGTACCCAAAATAAAGAAATTTGAGTATATAGTAACAGATACCGAAATGGAAGCATTAATCCTGGAATGCAATTTAATAAAAAAACACAGGCCAAAATTCAACATACTTTTAAAAGACGATAAAACTTATCCATATATTAAGATAACTATGGGAGAAGAATATCCCAGAATACTTATTACACGGAGGATAGTAAAAGACGGTTCCAGATATTTCGGACCTTACTCAAATGCAGGGGCTGTAAAAGATACTGTTGATTTATTAAAAAAGCTTTTTCCCCTGAAAACATGCAACAGGGTATTGCCAAGAGATATAGGTAAGGAAAGGCCATGCCTGAATTTTCATATAAAACAGTGTTTGGGGCCATGTAAAGGAGATGTCGACAAGGAAAAATACAGGGCTGTTATGGCAGATATATGCAGTTTTCTTGAAGGACGGCAGGAAAAAATCATAGAAAGGCTTGAACAGCAAATGAGGGAAGCTGCTGAGGAAATGGAGTTTGAAAAGGCAGCATTTATCAGGGATAAAATAAACAGTCTGAAGCATGTTCTGGAAAAACAGAAAATAGTATCTGTAAATTTTGAAGATATGGATGTTATAGCTTTTGCAATGGAACCCGGCATGGCTTGTGCTCAGGTTTTTTTTGTAAGAGGAGGGAAACTTCTAGGCAGGGAACATTATATTTTTGATCAGATTGAAGATGGGGATTCTGAATTAATTACTTCATTTATAAAACAGTTCTATAGTTCGGCAGCTTTTGTTCCCAAAGAGATATTGATTAGTGGTGAAATTGAGGAAAGAGAATTAATTGAACAATGGCTGAGTAATAAAAAAGGTACTCGTGTTTATATAAAAGTACCAAAAAGAGGTGAAAAATTCGATCTGGTAAAAATGGTTGCAAATAATGCTGCCATTGAATTATCCCGTTTCAAGGAAAGAGTTTTGTCAGAGAATAAATTTGCCGAGGAAGGACTGGAAAATCTGTCAAAAGTCCTGGGTTTAAAGACAAATCCTGAAAGAATAGAAGCTTTTGATATCTCAAACACAGGCCGGACAGAGATGGTTGCATCAATGGTTGTGTTTGAAAAAGGAATGCCTGCAAAAAAAGAATATCGGAGATTTAAAATCAAATGGGTGGAAGGCATAAATGACTATGGCGCTATGCAGGAAGTAATATACAGGAGATTTAGAAATACAGAATTTAATAAAATGCCGGATATTATACTTGTAGATGGCGGCTCAGGCCATGTCAGATCTGTTAAGCTTGTTCTTGATGAATTAAATGCACAAATCCCTGTAGCGGGTATGGTAAAGGATGAAAAGCACCGTACCAGATCCCTGGTGTTTCAGGAAAGTGAAATTGACCTCTCAACTAATATAACTTTACTAAGGTTTATTTCATCTGTTCAAAATGAAGCTCACAGGTTTGCACTGGAATATAATAAAAAACTTAGGGCAAAGAGATATAGAGCCTCGGAATTAGATGACATTAAGGGAATAGGTGAAGCAAGAAAAGCATCCCTGCTCAAACATTTTGGATCTGTAAGCAGGATTAAGGAAGCCAGCATTGAGGAACTGGCTACCGTAAAGGGTATAAGCAAACCGTTAGCTCAGGAAATATATGATTTTTTTCATAAGGTGAATAAGTGA